One Deinococcus aerius DNA segment encodes these proteins:
- a CDS encoding sulfite exporter TauE/SafE family protein, translating into MLAVIGVGLLAGVLGAILGLGGGVVVVPALEFVLPQFGHPITIQQAVAVSQIGVLAVGLSGAASYLQQGLVRARTGYLLSPYTILGGAVGSFLGLVLPARAVATVFSLLLLYSAYNLLRGLRRVEVEREPSRLVPPAMTFAGIMSGLLGIGGGTVQVPVLNLLAGVPIRQAIATSTFIMGLTAVGNALVYQAGGLLDVRLAAGVALGVLVGARAGASLQSRIPAAGLKLFFSLLLIFTAGQLLWKYWGHG; encoded by the coding sequence ATGCTGGCCGTGATCGGTGTCGGCCTGCTCGCCGGGGTGCTGGGCGCGATCCTGGGGCTGGGCGGGGGCGTGGTCGTCGTGCCCGCGCTGGAGTTCGTGCTGCCGCAGTTCGGCCACCCCATCACGATTCAGCAGGCGGTCGCCGTGTCCCAGATCGGGGTGCTGGCGGTGGGGCTGAGCGGCGCGGCGAGCTACCTGCAGCAGGGCCTGGTGCGGGCGCGGACGGGTTACCTGCTCTCGCCGTACACCATCCTGGGGGGCGCGGTGGGCTCCTTCCTGGGGCTGGTGCTGCCCGCGCGGGCGGTGGCGACGGTGTTCTCCCTGCTGCTGCTGTACTCCGCGTACAACCTGCTGCGGGGGTTGAGGCGGGTGGAGGTCGAGCGCGAACCGAGCCGCCTCGTGCCCCCCGCGATGACCTTCGCGGGGATCATGAGTGGCCTGCTGGGCATCGGGGGCGGGACCGTGCAGGTGCCCGTCCTCAACCTGCTGGCGGGCGTGCCCATTCGGCAGGCGATTGCGACGAGCACCTTCATCATGGGGCTGACTGCGGTGGGGAACGCGCTGGTGTACCAGGCGGGCGGGCTGCTCGACGTGCGGCTGGCGGCGGGGGTGGCGCTCGGCGTCCTCGTGGGGGCGCGGGCGGGGGCTAGCCTGCAAAGCCGCATTCCCGCCGCGGGGCTCAAGCTGTTTTTCAGCCTGCTCCTGATCTTCACGGCGGGGCAACTCCTCTGGAAATACTGGGGGCACGGATGA
- a CDS encoding nuclear transport factor 2 family protein — MTPRAALFVGLTLLCPAALAQRTPQELAGALQKAARAGDASAYRALLAPSGTFTVEGANFAADLTRRPPGDVTYSFSDIRPQGSGAEANLTLVWTRVPEGGSPAEGEVSRVTLPVGLVRVGDLWRYAGEAFEPIRTGTGTLLALKVPGLPERVAPLAPLLARAAQEVRNVLSLTVPADAVVKVYPDAPRLSASVYLSLPPVAGWNEPGEAIKFVLPEGPPAEVERATLRVLTHEFTHLAVGLAAGQGRDKRIPWWLHEGLANFAARAFVSAPGWQAWQSRANAYARSGWVPLTELADFPSVPEARWDNAYRQGLGVVEFLAGTRGKEGPWRLAQAFAETGNADAAARSADFPSFAALETAARSWLAAR; from the coding sequence ATGACACCTCGGGCCGCCCTGTTCGTGGGCCTCACGCTGCTGTGCCCCGCCGCCCTCGCCCAACGGACCCCACAGGAGTTGGCGGGGGCGCTCCAGAAGGCCGCCCGCGCGGGGGACGCCTCGGCCTACCGGGCCTTGCTTGCCCCCTCGGGAACCTTCACGGTCGAGGGCGCCAACTTCGCGGCGGACCTGACCCGCAGGCCGCCGGGGGACGTGACGTACAGCTTCAGCGACATTCGGCCACAGGGTTCGGGCGCCGAGGCCAACCTCACCCTCGTCTGGACGCGTGTGCCGGAGGGTGGGAGCCCGGCAGAGGGGGAGGTGAGCCGCGTCACCTTGCCCGTGGGGCTCGTCCGGGTGGGGGACCTGTGGCGCTACGCGGGCGAGGCGTTCGAGCCGATCAGGACGGGGACGGGCACCCTCCTCGCGCTGAAGGTGCCGGGTTTGCCGGAGCGGGTGGCGCCCCTCGCCCCGCTCCTCGCCCGCGCCGCCCAGGAGGTGAGGAACGTCCTGAGCCTGACCGTCCCCGCCGACGCCGTGGTCAAGGTCTACCCGGATGCCCCGCGCCTGAGCGCCAGCGTGTACCTCTCCCTGCCCCCCGTCGCGGGCTGGAACGAGCCGGGCGAGGCGATCAAGTTCGTGCTCCCGGAGGGCCCCCCGGCGGAGGTTGAGCGCGCGACCCTGCGCGTGCTGACCCACGAGTTCACCCACCTCGCCGTGGGGCTGGCGGCGGGTCAGGGAAGGGACAAGCGCATCCCCTGGTGGCTGCACGAGGGCCTGGCGAACTTCGCGGCCCGCGCCTTCGTCTCCGCCCCTGGCTGGCAGGCGTGGCAGAGCCGCGCGAACGCCTACGCCCGCTCCGGCTGGGTGCCCCTGACCGAACTCGCCGACTTCCCGAGTGTGCCCGAAGCCCGCTGGGACAACGCCTATCGTCAGGGCCTCGGGGTGGTGGAGTTTCTGGCGGGGACCCGGGGCAAGGAGGGGCCTTGGCGCTTGGCCCAGGCATTTGCAGAGACGGGCAATGCTGACGCTGCCGCCCGTTCCGCTGACTTCCCCTCCTTCGCTGCGCTGGAAACTGCCGCCCGGTCCTGGCTCGCCGCCCGCTGA
- a CDS encoding 3-hydroxyacyl-CoA dehydrogenase/enoyl-CoA hydratase family protein — MKNQPYRIQKAAVIGAGVMGAAIAAQLANAGIPVTLLDIVLPDNPDRNFLAKQGIQRALKASPAAFMDPARAALITPGNLEDDLKKLKDADWILEAIIEKLDAKRDLWARVEGVAKKTAIISSNSSGIPMHLQIEGRSEDFQRRFVGAHFFNPPRYLHLLEVIPTPKTDPDVLRAFSEFGEHTLGKGIVVANDVPGFVANRIGVYGIVRAMQHMARTGLTPDEVDQLTGPVLGRAKSATFRTADLSGLDIIYHVANDLNRVTPPDEDFSLTDTFKRLVEEKKWLGDKTGSGFYKKTKDEKGKTKILSLNLDTLEYEDRGKVKVPVVEAVKGQPLAARVKALYNAEGKEGDFLRGVMNDGFWYAAKMAGNVSNRLQDIDNALKWGFGWEEGPFETMDTLGVRSVIANLEAEGRTLPPLLQAVKDSGRERFYQDGETVTPTGQPTRYEAPYFILTDLKKDATKVVKKRPGASVVDLGDGVLLVEWHAKMNALGEDQLRAVQDAHKLVQEMGYAGLVLGNQGENFSAGANLPLILSQAQDEEWDELDSAIRQFQQVTTSMRFSPHPTVAAPFGLALGGGCEFSIHADHIVASAETYMGLVEVGVGLIPGGGGTKEMLLRFTDQLQPGQPLLPAVQRAFELIGTAKVSTSALEARKLGFLRDHDTIAMNRNHIIQEAKRMVLALAPGYVQPTPRQDIPVMGDAAIAAVKLALYGMTEGGYATKYDAEVGQQLARVLSGGTGNNRNAKVSEQHLLDLEREAFLTLLGKKGTQDRIAHMLKTGKPLRN; from the coding sequence ATGAAGAATCAGCCGTACCGCATCCAGAAGGCCGCCGTGATCGGCGCGGGCGTGATGGGCGCCGCCATCGCCGCGCAACTCGCCAACGCGGGCATCCCCGTCACCCTGCTCGACATCGTGCTGCCGGACAACCCGGACCGGAATTTTCTGGCGAAGCAGGGCATCCAGCGGGCGCTGAAGGCCAGCCCCGCCGCCTTTATGGACCCGGCGCGCGCCGCCCTCATCACGCCTGGAAACCTAGAAGACGACCTCAAGAAGCTCAAGGACGCCGACTGGATTCTGGAAGCGATCATCGAGAAGCTCGACGCCAAGCGCGACCTGTGGGCGCGGGTGGAGGGCGTGGCGAAGAAGACCGCCATCATCTCCAGCAACTCCAGCGGCATCCCCATGCACCTCCAGATCGAGGGCCGCTCCGAGGACTTCCAGCGGCGCTTTGTCGGCGCGCACTTCTTCAACCCCCCGCGCTACCTGCACCTCCTCGAAGTCATCCCGACGCCGAAGACGGACCCCGACGTGCTGCGCGCCTTCTCCGAGTTCGGCGAACACACGCTGGGCAAGGGCATCGTGGTCGCCAACGACGTGCCCGGCTTCGTCGCCAACCGGATCGGCGTGTACGGCATCGTCCGCGCGATGCAGCATATGGCCAGGACCGGCCTCACGCCCGACGAGGTGGACCAGCTCACCGGCCCCGTGCTGGGCCGCGCCAAGAGTGCGACCTTCCGCACCGCCGACCTCTCGGGCCTGGACATCATCTACCACGTCGCCAACGACCTGAACCGGGTCACACCGCCCGACGAGGACTTCAGCCTCACCGACACCTTCAAGCGCCTCGTCGAGGAGAAGAAGTGGCTCGGCGACAAGACGGGCAGCGGCTTTTACAAGAAGACGAAGGACGAGAAGGGCAAGACGAAGATTCTGTCTCTGAATCTCGACACCCTGGAGTACGAGGACCGGGGCAAGGTGAAGGTGCCGGTCGTGGAGGCCGTGAAGGGCCAGCCCCTCGCCGCCCGCGTAAAGGCCCTCTACAACGCCGAGGGCAAGGAGGGCGACTTCCTGCGCGGCGTGATGAACGACGGCTTCTGGTACGCGGCGAAGATGGCCGGGAACGTGTCGAACCGCCTTCAGGACATCGACAACGCCCTGAAGTGGGGCTTCGGCTGGGAGGAGGGCCCCTTCGAGACGATGGATACGCTGGGCGTGCGGAGCGTGATCGCCAACCTGGAGGCCGAGGGCCGCACCCTCCCGCCCCTGCTCCAGGCCGTGAAGGACTCGGGCCGCGAGCGCTTCTATCAGGACGGCGAGACGGTCACGCCCACGGGTCAGCCCACGCGGTACGAGGCCCCCTACTTCATCCTGACCGACCTGAAAAAGGACGCCACGAAGGTCGTCAAGAAGCGGCCCGGCGCGAGCGTGGTGGACCTGGGCGACGGCGTGCTCCTCGTCGAGTGGCATGCGAAGATGAATGCCCTCGGGGAAGACCAGCTCCGCGCCGTGCAGGACGCGCACAAGCTCGTTCAGGAGATGGGATACGCGGGCCTCGTCCTCGGCAACCAGGGCGAGAACTTCAGCGCGGGCGCGAACCTCCCCCTGATCCTCTCGCAGGCGCAGGACGAGGAGTGGGACGAGCTGGACAGCGCGATCCGGCAGTTCCAGCAGGTCACGACCTCCATGCGCTTCAGCCCCCACCCCACGGTCGCCGCACCCTTCGGCCTGGCGCTCGGCGGCGGCTGCGAGTTCTCCATCCACGCGGATCACATCGTCGCCAGCGCGGAGACGTACATGGGCCTGGTGGAGGTTGGCGTGGGCCTGATCCCCGGCGGCGGCGGCACGAAGGAGATGCTGCTGCGCTTCACCGACCAGCTTCAGCCCGGCCAACCACTGCTCCCCGCCGTGCAGCGCGCCTTTGAACTCATCGGCACGGCCAAGGTGTCCACGAGTGCGCTGGAGGCCCGCAAGCTCGGCTTCCTGCGCGACCACGACACCATCGCCATGAACAGGAACCACATCATCCAGGAGGCCAAGCGGATGGTGCTGGCCCTGGCGCCCGGTTACGTGCAGCCCACACCCCGCCAGGACATTCCCGTGATGGGTGACGCCGCCATCGCCGCCGTCAAGCTCGCGCTGTACGGCATGACCGAGGGCGGGTACGCCACGAAGTACGACGCCGAGGTGGGCCAGCAGCTCGCCCGTGTCCTCAGCGGTGGTACGGGCAACAACCGCAACGCGAAGGTGTCTGAGCAGCACCTCCTCGACCTGGAGCGCGAGGCCTTCCTCACCCTGCTGGGCAAGAAGGGCACCCAGGACCGCATCGCCCACATGCTCAAGACGGGCAAGCCGCTGAGGAACTAA
- a CDS encoding alpha/beta hydrolase family protein, with protein MSERPRLLDRLHHLPKRRVLGWAALGYAVLLGVGAFVGADITLRSKTRRVKGVFVAIGRRGNSVWLPALPETLSRGVIGVVPLRPNRGHAVLGPARIVGTLVQRPIQEERGVVPNGALAWASSFVYNGTPTQLGVDYEDTAVSTSLGDMPAWHIPPVSGERDALVIVVHGHGGQRSQALRMLPALRRTGAGSLFVTFRNAFGAPRTKTGYHTLGDEEAEDVLAALQWAKAAGYRRAVLYGFSMGGNIALSVLRPKHEPFPLPVLGVMLDCPVLDWRATIRWQGQRYGLPPFVARHVATFVQYVVTRRSGQDFDAVDQIKAAPTFRVPILLWHGTRDRTIPVKQADALAAARPDLVEYHRVEGAKHIRCWNIDPAKYDGALERFVARVFTSQEGL; from the coding sequence ATGAGCGAGCGCCCCCGCCTCCTCGACCGCCTTCACCACCTGCCCAAGCGCCGTGTGCTGGGCTGGGCGGCCCTTGGCTACGCCGTGCTGCTGGGCGTCGGGGCGTTCGTCGGCGCGGATATCACGCTGCGGTCCAAGACGCGGCGGGTGAAGGGCGTGTTCGTCGCCATCGGGCGGCGGGGAAACTCGGTATGGCTGCCCGCGTTGCCGGAAACGCTCTCCAGGGGCGTGATCGGCGTCGTTCCACTCCGGCCCAACCGGGGGCACGCGGTCCTGGGTCCGGCCCGAATCGTGGGCACGCTCGTTCAGCGCCCCATCCAGGAGGAACGCGGCGTGGTGCCCAACGGCGCCCTCGCCTGGGCCTCCTCCTTCGTCTACAACGGCACCCCAACGCAACTGGGCGTGGACTACGAGGACACCGCCGTCAGTACGTCGCTGGGAGACATGCCCGCCTGGCACATCCCACCCGTCTCCGGCGAGCGCGACGCCCTCGTGATCGTCGTCCACGGGCACGGCGGGCAGCGGTCGCAGGCGCTCAGGATGCTTCCGGCGCTGCGGCGGACGGGCGCGGGTTCCCTCTTCGTCACCTTCCGCAATGCCTTCGGCGCCCCGCGCACCAAGACCGGCTACCACACCCTGGGCGACGAGGAGGCGGAGGACGTGCTCGCCGCCCTCCAGTGGGCGAAGGCGGCAGGCTACCGGCGCGCGGTCCTGTACGGCTTCAGCATGGGCGGCAACATCGCCCTGAGCGTGCTGCGGCCCAAGCACGAGCCGTTCCCCCTCCCCGTCCTGGGCGTGATGCTCGATTGCCCGGTGCTCGACTGGCGCGCGACCATCCGCTGGCAGGGGCAGCGGTACGGCCTGCCGCCCTTTGTGGCGAGGCACGTGGCGACCTTCGTGCAGTACGTCGTCACCCGCCGCAGCGGCCAGGACTTCGATGCGGTGGACCAGATCAAGGCCGCCCCCACCTTCCGGGTGCCCATCCTCCTGTGGCACGGCACCCGCGACCGCACCATTCCCGTGAAGCAGGCGGACGCCCTCGCCGCCGCCCGCCCCGATCTGGTGGAATACCACCGGGTCGAGGGAGCCAAGCACATCCGCTGCTGGAATATCGACCCGGCGAAGTATGACGGGGCGCTGGAGAGGTTCGTGGCGCGGGTTTTTACATCTCAGGAAGGGTTATAA
- a CDS encoding thiolase family protein, which translates to MRDAVIVSAVRTPVGRGVKGTLANTRPDDLAALVLSEAVKRAGVDASIVEDVYLGCAIPEAEQGLNVARMAALRAGMPDSVGGVTINRFCSSGLQTIAMAAAAIQTGQADVMLAGGVESMSMVPMTGHNPSPNPGLVDERPGAYIGMGLTAENVAAKYGVSREDQDNFALKSHQKAAAAQDSGRFDAEIVPVPVRVDKVKGTKVKSETILFDKDELIRRDANLEDMAKVRPAFKATGSVSAANSSPFSDGAAAVLIMSGEKAQELGVKPLAKFLGFAVAGVEPELMGIGPVRAVPKVLAQTGLTLDDIDLIELNEAFAAQSLAVIRELGLPEEKLNVNGGAIALGHPLGCSGAKLTTTAIYELRRRGGGKALITMCIGGGMGAAGVIEVFPEEGQGEQAAD; encoded by the coding sequence ATGCGTGATGCTGTTATCGTTTCCGCCGTTCGTACCCCTGTCGGTCGCGGCGTCAAAGGCACCCTCGCCAACACTCGCCCCGACGACCTCGCCGCCCTCGTGCTGTCCGAGGCGGTGAAGCGCGCGGGCGTGGACGCCTCCATCGTGGAGGACGTGTACCTGGGCTGCGCCATCCCCGAGGCCGAGCAGGGCCTGAACGTGGCGCGCATGGCCGCGCTGCGGGCGGGGATGCCCGATTCCGTGGGCGGCGTGACGATCAACCGCTTCTGCTCCAGCGGCCTCCAGACGATTGCTATGGCGGCGGCGGCGATCCAGACCGGGCAGGCGGACGTGATGCTCGCCGGGGGCGTGGAGAGCATGAGCATGGTGCCCATGACCGGCCACAACCCCAGCCCCAACCCGGGGCTCGTGGACGAGCGCCCCGGCGCCTACATCGGCATGGGCCTGACCGCCGAGAACGTGGCCGCCAAGTACGGCGTGAGCCGCGAGGACCAGGACAACTTCGCCCTGAAGAGCCACCAGAAGGCCGCTGCCGCGCAGGACTCCGGCCGGTTCGACGCCGAGATCGTGCCCGTGCCCGTCCGCGTGGACAAGGTGAAGGGCACCAAGGTCAAGTCCGAGACCATCCTCTTCGACAAGGACGAGCTGATCCGCCGCGACGCCAACCTGGAGGACATGGCGAAGGTGCGCCCGGCCTTCAAGGCGACCGGCTCGGTCAGCGCGGCTAACTCCAGCCCCTTCAGCGACGGGGCCGCCGCCGTGCTCATCATGAGCGGCGAGAAGGCGCAGGAACTCGGCGTGAAGCCCCTGGCGAAGTTCCTGGGCTTCGCGGTGGCAGGCGTGGAGCCGGAACTCATGGGCATCGGCCCCGTGCGCGCCGTGCCGAAGGTCCTCGCGCAGACGGGCCTGACGCTGGACGACATCGACCTGATCGAGCTGAACGAGGCGTTCGCGGCCCAGAGCCTCGCCGTGATCCGCGAACTCGGCCTGCCGGAGGAGAAGCTGAACGTGAACGGCGGCGCCATCGCCCTGGGGCATCCCCTCGGCTGCTCGGGCGCCAAGCTGACCACGACCGCGATCTATGAATTGCGGCGCCGGGGCGGCGGCAAGGCGCTGATTACCATGTGCATCGGCGGCGGCATGGGCGCGGCGGGCGTGATTGAGGTGTTCCCGGAGGAGGGGCAGGGGGAGCAGGCGGCGGACTGA
- a CDS encoding Ig-like domain-containing protein, with translation MKPIALPLLGASLLLASCGGGTPTTDTTAPTVTLSGTPPTAPGDFLLTASASDNVGVTRVEFYQGDTLIAADTSAPYTATVTLDQRDNGAVSFRARAYDAAGNVGEGRLNTTINVSSLYQGQYEWAAFTDPQNPGGSVVAEGGAVFYDQNTVEGVTAALGAYLDVTPAPDQQGPALLGKFPDTDGTSYLTTVFAYDTKDADPYLIGFDFDGEFGTYEGQPIFEGAGTILNSDGTTRNDVVYFAMLRINTNPYAGTNGASPLRSQAMQGRALAFLRTLKGRALPGAAGLRPSILNRLGANASQFLH, from the coding sequence ATGAAACCGATTGCCCTGCCCCTCCTCGGCGCCTCGCTGCTGCTCGCCTCGTGCGGGGGCGGGACGCCGACGACCGATACCACCGCGCCGACCGTCACCCTCTCGGGCACGCCGCCCACCGCGCCCGGCGACTTTCTGCTGACGGCCAGCGCCTCGGATAACGTCGGCGTGACCAGGGTGGAGTTCTACCAGGGTGACACCCTGATCGCCGCTGATACCAGCGCCCCCTACACGGCGACCGTCACGCTCGACCAGCGCGACAACGGGGCTGTGAGCTTCCGCGCCAGGGCGTACGACGCGGCCGGAAACGTCGGGGAGGGCAGGCTGAACACCACGATCAACGTCAGCTCCCTGTATCAGGGGCAGTACGAGTGGGCCGCCTTCACCGACCCGCAAAACCCCGGCGGGAGTGTGGTCGCCGAGGGAGGGGCTGTTTTCTACGATCAGAATACCGTCGAGGGAGTGACGGCTGCCCTGGGCGCTTACCTTGACGTCACGCCCGCACCGGACCAGCAGGGTCCCGCGCTTCTGGGCAAGTTCCCGGACACCGACGGCACCTCCTACCTCACCACCGTCTTCGCCTATGACACGAAGGACGCGGATCCCTACCTGATCGGCTTCGATTTCGACGGCGAGTTCGGCACCTATGAGGGCCAGCCCATCTTCGAGGGGGCGGGGACCATTCTGAACAGCGACGGCACCACCCGCAACGATGTGGTGTACTTCGCCATGCTGCGAATCAACACCAACCCCTATGCGGGCACGAACGGCGCTTCCCCGCTCAGGAGTCAGGCCATGCAGGGCCGAGCCCTCGCCTTCCTCCGCACATTGAAGGGCCGGGCTCTTCCGGGCGCGGCGGGGCTCCGGCCCAGCATCCTCAACCGCCTGGGGGCCAACGCGAGCCAGTTCCTGCACTGA
- a CDS encoding 23S rRNA (cytosine(2499)-C(5))-methyltransferase, which translates to MPEPALPARPRLRLRVTATAESHLRAGHPWLYESSVREQNREGEAGELAVVYDRRDRFLALGLYDPHSPLRLRVLHVGSPVVVDETWWEARLEAAIHRRAALFGPETDGYRVINGESDGFPGAVLDRYARTLVLKLYTAAWFPHLSLLLRLLEERFPKYRVVVRLSRNIGALAEEAGLHDGETLVGTEPDGPVIFREAGLHFEADVVRGQKTGFFLDQRENRRRVEALAKGRRVLNAFSFSGGFSLYSARGGAQGVVSLDISAHALRSAERNFALNTSDPHVAACRHETVQADVFDWLSETRREFDLIVLDPPSLARREAERAGAIRAYAKLASDGLRRLAPGGILVSASCSAHVSADEFFEAVRGVARRSGRRWRELRTSRHAPDHHAAFAEAEYLKAIYLQFEP; encoded by the coding sequence ATGCCCGAGCCCGCCCTCCCCGCCCGCCCCCGGTTGCGCCTGCGCGTGACGGCCACGGCGGAGTCGCACCTGCGCGCGGGGCACCCCTGGCTGTACGAGTCGAGCGTGCGCGAGCAAAACCGCGAGGGCGAGGCCGGGGAACTCGCCGTGGTGTATGACCGCCGCGACCGTTTTCTCGCCCTGGGCCTGTACGATCCCCACTCGCCGCTGCGGCTGCGGGTGCTGCACGTGGGCTCCCCCGTGGTCGTGGACGAGACGTGGTGGGAGGCCCGGCTGGAGGCCGCCATCCACCGCCGGGCGGCGCTCTTCGGCCCCGAGACGGACGGCTACCGGGTGATCAACGGCGAGAGCGACGGCTTTCCCGGTGCGGTGCTGGACCGCTATGCCCGCACGCTCGTCCTCAAGTTGTACACCGCGGCCTGGTTCCCCCACCTGTCCCTGCTGTTGCGGCTGCTGGAGGAGCGCTTCCCGAAGTACCGGGTGGTCGTGCGCCTCAGCCGCAACATCGGGGCGCTGGCGGAGGAGGCGGGGCTGCACGACGGCGAGACGCTGGTTGGGACGGAACCCGACGGCCCGGTGATCTTCCGCGAGGCGGGCCTGCACTTCGAGGCGGACGTGGTGCGCGGGCAGAAGACCGGCTTTTTCCTCGACCAGCGCGAGAACCGCCGCCGGGTGGAGGCGCTGGCGAAGGGGCGGCGGGTGCTGAACGCCTTTTCCTTCTCCGGGGGCTTCTCGCTGTACTCGGCGCGCGGTGGGGCGCAGGGCGTGGTGAGCCTCGACATCAGCGCGCACGCCCTCAGGAGCGCCGAACGCAACTTCGCCCTCAACACGAGTGACCCCCACGTCGCCGCCTGCCGCCACGAGACGGTGCAGGCGGACGTGTTCGACTGGCTCTCGGAGACCCGGCGCGAGTTCGACCTGATCGTGCTCGACCCGCCGTCCCTCGCGCGGCGGGAGGCGGAGCGGGCGGGGGCGATCCGCGCGTATGCCAAGCTCGCGTCGGACGGGCTGCGGCGGCTGGCGCCCGGCGGCATCCTCGTCAGCGCCTCGTGTTCCGCCCACGTCAGCGCCGACGAGTTCTTCGAGGCCGTGCGCGGGGTGGCCCGGCGCAGCGGCCGGAGGTGGCGCGAGCTGCGGACCAGCCGCCACGCCCCCGACCACCACGCCGCCTTCGCCGAGGCCGAGTACCTCAAGGCGATCTATCTGCAATTCGAGCCCTGA
- the dinB gene encoding DNA polymerase IV, translated as MGEGTRKIIHVDMDAFYASVEGRDDPRLRGRPLAVAWGGKRSVVLTASYEARVYGVRSAMPLYRALERCPHLLVVEPRFDAYREVSAQVREIFRHYTPLVEPLSLDEAYLDVTAPLTGGPSATRIAGSIRAEIRAATGLTATAGVSVNKFLAKLASGRNKPDGLTVLLPAQADALLASLPTADFHGIGPATARKLAAHGVHTGADLRATPPEQLVAWFGRTGEHFARIARGQDDRPVEPGRAPVSIGAEETYADDLRTLGQVRAVLPGLARAVERRLVGANVVGRVVVLKLKFHDRTLLTRRVTLPQPVREAEVLARVASRLVSAELLSGRGVRLVGITVAGLGPPPPPQPTLFGEAWEQ; from the coding sequence GTGGGGGAGGGGACGCGCAAGATCATCCACGTCGACATGGACGCCTTCTACGCGTCCGTGGAGGGGCGGGACGATCCCCGGCTGCGCGGGCGTCCCCTCGCCGTCGCCTGGGGTGGCAAACGCAGCGTGGTCCTCACCGCGAGCTACGAGGCGCGCGTGTACGGAGTGCGGAGCGCGATGCCGCTCTACCGCGCCCTCGAACGCTGCCCGCACCTCCTCGTGGTGGAGCCGAGGTTCGACGCCTACCGGGAGGTGAGCGCCCAGGTCCGCGAGATTTTCCGGCACTACACGCCGCTCGTCGAGCCGCTCTCGCTGGACGAGGCGTACCTGGACGTGACGGCACCCCTGACCGGCGGGCCGAGCGCCACCCGCATCGCCGGGAGCATCCGCGCCGAGATTCGGGCGGCCACCGGCCTCACCGCCACGGCGGGCGTCAGCGTGAACAAGTTCCTCGCCAAGCTGGCGAGCGGGCGCAACAAGCCCGACGGCCTGACCGTGCTGCTGCCCGCGCAGGCGGACGCGCTGCTGGCCTCCCTCCCCACCGCCGACTTCCACGGCATCGGCCCGGCGACGGCCCGCAAGCTCGCGGCACACGGCGTCCACACCGGGGCGGACCTGCGCGCCACCCCGCCCGAGCAACTCGTGGCCTGGTTCGGCCGGACGGGCGAGCACTTTGCCCGCATCGCCCGGGGGCAGGACGACCGCCCGGTGGAGCCGGGCCGCGCGCCCGTCAGCATCGGCGCCGAGGAGACCTACGCGGACGACCTCCGCACCCTGGGGCAGGTGCGGGCAGTTTTGCCGGGCCTGGCGCGGGCCGTCGAGCGGCGCCTCGTCGGGGCGAACGTGGTGGGCCGCGTGGTCGTCCTCAAGCTCAAGTTCCACGACCGGACCCTCCTCACCCGGCGCGTGACGCTGCCCCAACCGGTGCGGGAGGCGGAAGTTCTGGCCCGGGTGGCCTCCCGCCTGGTGAGCGCCGAGCTGTTGTCCGGGCGGGGGGTGCGCCTCGTCGGGATCACGGTGGCCGGGCTCGGGCCGCCGCCCCCCCCTCAACCCACCCTGTTCGGCGAGGCTTGGGAGCAGTAA